One genomic window of Caenorhabditis elegans chromosome I includes the following:
- the T08G11.2 gene encoding SH2 domain-containing protein (Confirmed by transcript evidence) — protein sequence MESDTSRTPYNSIYATLKNKKTDGEVVCCVHGRRCSYGKGNQDGKRDDNQYVNLPFLKNQDQIASKLTGKLNKLKIAEEKENKIVPREKPEMMSLNTLVEIARAGEQPRKGRGDKEKRTKKAPVLVDDSQLYVMIGPPSEHPGEPPASEPTETYKTNTIDESTFKGSEALSAYIGVVTLANAENHLTRRGEFALYHLFNPNGRLDTITDKLPLMIVYRTTTKKNRHYSIRTTCDQQFFVDCGYPNVRKHYSLSHLVMFYKTSATCEINPDDTSADSFSWWLE from the exons ATGGAGAGTGATACGTCTAGAACGCCGTACAATTCCATTTATGCGACTTTG aaaaataagaaaaccgATGGCGAAGTGGTATGCTGTGTGCATGGACGTAGATGTTCTTATGGAAAAGGAAATCAAGATGGGAAGAGAGATGACAATCAATAtgtcaatttgccgtttttaaaaaatcaagatcaAATCGCTTCAAAGTTAAcgggaaaattgaacaaattgaaGATTGCTGAAGAGAAAGAGAATAAGATTGTGCCACGTGAAAAACCGGAGATGATGAGTTTGAATACTTTGGTGGAAATTGCAAGAGCTGGAGAACAACCGAGAAAGGGAAGAGGTGATaaggaaaaaagaacgaaaaaggCTCCAGTTTTGGTTGATGACAGTCAGTTGTATGTTATGATTGGACCACCGag tgaacaTCCAGGGGAACCACCTGCATCAGAGCCAACTGAAACGTATAAAACCAACACAATCGATGAATCAACATTCAA aGGAAGTGAAGCATTGTCAGCTTACATTGGGGTTGTAACACTTGCCAACGCAGAAAACCATTTGACTCGCCGTGGTGAATTTGCTCTCTATCACTTGTTCAATCCAAATGGACGTCTGGACACAATTACTGACAAGCTACCATTAATGATTGTCTACCGTACCACTACCAAAAAGAATCGTCACTACTCGATCCGTACTACTTGTGACCAACAATTCTTTGTCGACTGTGGATATCCTAATGTTCGAAAACATTATTCGCTCAGTCATTTGGTCATGTTCTACAAA acatcGGCAACTTGTGAGATCAATCCGGATGACACTTCAGCTGACTCGTTTTCTTGGTGGCTTGAATAG